A DNA window from bacterium contains the following coding sequences:
- a CDS encoding SDR family NAD(P)-dependent oxidoreductase has protein sequence MRLKGAVVVITGASSGIGAAAAVAFARRGARLELGARRLDRLNAVAQRCRQVGSPEVNVRRLDVGRRVEARAFVAAALRDHERVDVLVNNAGVGWMGRLHQMPDEKVDELVATNLKAVIATTQAALPSMLERRRGVIINVSSVVGFRASPYSAVYSATKHAVVGLSHALRGELSGTGVKVCVVYPGVTSGTEFFATTEEAAGPQFPAWWVANLIVRTARFPRRDAMVLPLRLGQLAEPFFGGLIDHGLGEIRRRRSPDLSGSGPRPASP, from the coding sequence GTGCGGCTGAAGGGAGCGGTCGTGGTCATCACGGGCGCCTCGAGCGGGATCGGGGCCGCGGCCGCCGTCGCTTTCGCCCGGCGGGGTGCCCGGCTCGAGCTGGGGGCGCGCCGCCTGGACCGCCTCAACGCGGTGGCGCAGAGATGCCGGCAGGTTGGATCGCCCGAGGTCAACGTGCGGCGGCTCGACGTCGGCCGCCGGGTCGAAGCGCGGGCGTTTGTCGCCGCGGCGCTTCGCGACCACGAGCGCGTCGACGTGCTGGTCAACAACGCGGGCGTCGGCTGGATGGGCCGCCTGCACCAGATGCCCGACGAGAAGGTCGACGAGCTGGTCGCCACCAACCTGAAGGCAGTGATCGCGACGACCCAGGCCGCGCTGCCGTCCATGTTGGAACGGCGGCGAGGGGTGATCATCAACGTCTCCTCCGTGGTCGGTTTCCGAGCCTCGCCATACTCGGCGGTCTACTCCGCCACCAAGCACGCCGTCGTCGGCCTGTCGCACGCGCTCCGCGGCGAGCTGTCCGGGACCGGGGTCAAGGTCTGCGTCGTCTATCCGGGCGTGACCTCGGGCACCGAGTTCTTCGCCACGACGGAGGAAGCCGCCGGGCCGCAGTTCCCGGCATGGTGGGTCGCGAACCTCATCGTTCGCACCGCGCGCTTCCCGCGTCGCGACGCGATGGTGCTGCCCTTGCGCCTGGGCCAGCTTGCCGAGCCGTTTTTCGGCGGGTTGATCGACCACGGCCTGGGCGAGATCCGGCGGCGGCGGTCTCCCGATCTCAGCGGCAGCGGGCCGAGGCCGGCCAGCCCGTAA
- a CDS encoding DUF72 domain-containing protein encodes MRCGIAGWIDKSLIDSKLFYPMNARSSEERLHFYATQFSLVEVDSTYYGMPKPENSELWVARTPEGFTFDVKSFSLFTHHPTKPVALPKDIRDELPEKLRDKNIYLEQTPDELVDESWDRFRAALEPLRAAGRLGAVFFQFPPWFLPSSRSLAYIEQCQERMFGFQVAVEFRKPEWLDARHRDGTLAFLRTRDIPYVAVDVPAGHRTSMPPVFEVTSTKLAVVRFHGRNHQTWDLKGAPPNVRFRHDYTDGELQEWVPRIKAMERSAAQVHAIMNNNYSNYSVKNAQQLERLLRAWQK; translated from the coding sequence GTGCGGTGCGGCATTGCCGGCTGGATCGACAAGTCGCTGATCGATTCCAAGCTGTTCTACCCGATGAACGCCAGGTCATCGGAGGAGCGGCTGCACTTCTACGCGACCCAGTTCTCGCTCGTCGAGGTGGATTCCACGTACTACGGGATGCCGAAGCCGGAGAACTCCGAGCTCTGGGTGGCGCGGACGCCCGAGGGATTCACCTTCGACGTCAAGTCGTTCTCGCTCTTCACCCATCACCCGACCAAGCCGGTGGCGCTGCCCAAGGACATTCGGGACGAATTGCCGGAAAAGCTGCGCGACAAGAACATCTACCTCGAGCAGACGCCGGATGAGCTGGTGGACGAGTCGTGGGACCGGTTCCGCGCCGCCCTGGAACCGCTGCGGGCTGCCGGGCGCCTGGGTGCGGTGTTCTTCCAGTTCCCCCCCTGGTTCCTGCCTTCGTCGCGCTCGCTGGCCTACATCGAGCAATGCCAGGAGCGAATGTTCGGCTTCCAGGTCGCGGTGGAGTTCCGGAAACCGGAATGGTTGGATGCCCGGCATCGAGACGGCACGCTGGCCTTCCTCCGTACGCGCGACATCCCCTATGTCGCGGTCGATGTCCCCGCGGGCCACAGGACGAGCATGCCTCCGGTCTTCGAAGTGACCTCGACGAAGCTCGCCGTGGTGCGCTTCCACGGACGCAATCACCAGACGTGGGACCTGAAAGGAGCGCCCCCGAATGTGCGCTTCCGGCACGACTACACGGACGGGGAGCTCCAGGAATGGGTGCCGCGGATCAAGGCGATGGAGCGCTCGGCCGCACAGGTGCACGCGATCATGAACAACAACTACTCGAACTACTCGGTCAAGAACGCGCAGCAGCTCGAAAGGCTGCTCCGGGCCTGGCAGAAGTGA